In Bacteroides coprosuis DSM 18011, the following are encoded in one genomic region:
- a CDS encoding conjugate transposon protein (COGs: COG1192 ATPase involved in chromosome partitioning~KEGG: bth:BT_0098 conjugate transposon protein~SPTR: Conserved protein found in conjugate transposon;~IMG reference gene:2504107865~PFAM: CobQ/CobB/MinD/ParA nucleotide binding domain) has translation MNSKTLFVAFSTQKGGVGKTTFTVLAASYLHYLKGYNIAVVDCDYPQHSITAMRKRDSELVNSNQHYKLLAYNQFKALNKKAYPILCATSGDAITIASEYIKNHANEIDIVFFDLPGTVNSEGVIGSLASMDYIFTPITADRVVLESTLSFAMTINNLLVQNNEFNLKGLHLFWNQVDKRERTNLYEVYEKTISDLELKLMTTYIPDTKRYKKELFGEKPSIFRSTLFPADKRLMRGSNLEDLITEIGFIIKL, from the coding sequence ATGAACAGTAAAACATTATTTGTAGCTTTTTCCACTCAGAAAGGTGGCGTTGGTAAAACCACATTCACGGTGCTTGCAGCAAGTTATTTGCATTATTTGAAAGGATACAATATTGCCGTTGTAGATTGCGATTATCCCCAGCACAGCATAACTGCTATGCGCAAGCGAGATAGCGAACTGGTAAATAGTAATCAACACTACAAACTACTTGCGTACAATCAATTTAAAGCTTTAAATAAAAAAGCTTATCCAATTCTTTGTGCCACATCGGGAGATGCAATTACTATTGCTTCGGAATATATTAAAAATCATGCCAATGAAATAGATATTGTCTTTTTTGATCTTCCTGGGACAGTCAATAGTGAAGGAGTAATAGGCTCGTTAGCATCTATGGATTATATCTTCACGCCCATTACTGCAGATCGGGTAGTATTAGAAAGTACTCTTTCATTTGCTATGACTATTAACAACCTGTTGGTACAAAACAATGAATTCAACCTGAAAGGATTACACCTGTTTTGGAACCAGGTTGATAAAAGAGAAAGGACTAACTTATATGAAGTGTATGAAAAAACGATAAGCGATTTGGAATTAAAATTGATGACTACTTACATTCCCGATACCAAACGCTATAAAAAAGAGTTGTTTGGTGAAAAACCTTCTATTTTTCGTTCTACATTATTTCCGGCAGATAAACGACTGATGAGAGGCAGTAACTTGGAAGATTTGATAACTGAAATTGGATTTATAATAAAACTATAA
- a CDS encoding hypothetical protein (KEGG: bfs:BF1248 hypothetical protein~SPTR: Putative uncharacterized protein;~IMG reference gene:2504107864) has product MDKDKMKNKKLHRGGRKPKKDPAIYRYSVSFNAVQHERFLTLFEQSGMRTKAHFIVKRIFDEPFKVIHIDKPTVDYYAKLTSFYSQFRAIGVNYNQVVKAINTHLTPKKALAFLYKLEKATLELVTVTRNVIALTKEFEEKYIKTNHTNTNK; this is encoded by the coding sequence ATGGATAAAGATAAAATGAAGAATAAAAAACTCCATAGAGGCGGACGTAAGCCAAAGAAAGATCCGGCAATTTATAGATATTCGGTGAGTTTTAATGCTGTCCAACATGAACGCTTTTTGACCCTGTTTGAACAATCAGGAATGAGAACCAAAGCTCATTTTATTGTTAAAAGAATATTTGATGAGCCGTTTAAGGTTATCCATATTGATAAACCTACCGTGGATTATTATGCTAAACTTACAAGTTTCTACTCTCAATTTAGGGCGATTGGCGTAAATTACAACCAGGTGGTTAAGGCTATAAACACGCATCTTACTCCTAAGAAAGCACTTGCTTTTCTCTATAAACTTGAAAAAGCAACTTTAGAACTTGTTACTGTTACACGCAACGTAATAGCACTAACCAAGGAGTTTGAAGAGAAATACATCAAGACGAATCACACTAACACTAATAAATAG
- a CDS encoding putative transmembrane mobilization protein (KEGG: bfs:BF1250 putative transmembrane mobilisation protein~SPTR: Putative uncharacterized protein;~IMG reference gene:2504107862~PFAM: TraG/TraD family): MQNEDDLRGLAKVMDFMRAISIMLVLVHIYWYCHAYFVSMNYTVSVLDKILLNFQDNTGLFNHIIITKFFSVLFLALSCLGTKGIKNQKVTWTKITLFLILGILFFFINWWILDLILSLSSKAILYTFTMSIGYLFLLLSGVWISRLIKINLMDDVFNIENESFMQEMRLMDNEYSVNLPTCFWYRKKQYNGWINVVNPFRATIVLGTPGSGKSYAVINNYIKQQIEKGFSMYIYDYKFPDLSEIAYNHLMNHSYAYKVKPTFYVINFDDPRKSHRCNPINPSFMTDISDAYESAYTIMLNLNRSWIQKQGDFFVESPIILLAAIIWFLKIYENGKFCTFPHAIEFLNKKYADTFTILTSYPELENYLSPFMDAWEGGAQDQLQGQIASAKIPLSRMISPALYWVMTGDDFTLDINNPDEPKVLVVGNNPDRQNIYSAALGLYNSRIVRLINKKGNLKSSVIIDELPTIYFRGLDNLIATARSNRVAVCLGFQDYSQLTRDYGDKESKVIQNTVGNIFSGQVVGETAKALSERFGKILQKRQSMTINRQDKSTSISTQLDNLIPASKIANLSQGMFVGAVTDNFEERIDQKIFHAQIVVDNDRVKRETLRYEPIPEIINFSDADGKDIMKEQIQLNYDRIKQDIRDIVSSEMERIENDPELAHLIKGK; encoded by the coding sequence ATGCAAAATGAAGATGATCTAAGGGGATTGGCAAAGGTGATGGACTTTATGAGGGCGATTAGCATCATGCTTGTGCTTGTCCATATTTATTGGTATTGCCACGCTTATTTTGTTAGTATGAATTACACTGTTTCTGTACTAGATAAAATACTGCTTAACTTTCAGGATAATACAGGACTGTTTAATCACATAATAATAACAAAGTTCTTTTCTGTGCTGTTTTTGGCTTTATCATGTTTGGGAACAAAAGGAATAAAAAATCAAAAGGTTACATGGACTAAGATTACTCTGTTTTTGATTTTAGGAATTCTGTTCTTTTTTATCAACTGGTGGATACTTGATTTAATATTGTCACTTTCTTCAAAAGCTATACTCTACACCTTTACTATGAGTATTGGCTATCTCTTTTTGCTGCTTTCAGGAGTATGGATTTCACGATTGATTAAGATTAATTTGATGGATGATGTATTCAATATAGAGAATGAATCCTTTATGCAGGAGATGCGGCTTATGGACAATGAATATTCTGTTAATCTTCCTACTTGTTTCTGGTATCGAAAAAAGCAATACAATGGATGGATTAATGTTGTCAATCCTTTTCGAGCTACTATTGTATTGGGGACTCCTGGCAGTGGGAAATCTTACGCTGTTATTAACAACTATATCAAACAACAGATTGAAAAGGGTTTTTCCATGTATATTTACGACTATAAGTTTCCCGATCTTTCGGAGATAGCATATAATCATTTGATGAATCATTCTTATGCTTACAAAGTAAAGCCTACTTTTTATGTTATTAATTTTGATGATCCTCGCAAAAGCCACAGGTGCAATCCTATTAATCCTTCATTTATGACCGACATATCTGATGCTTATGAATCGGCTTACACAATAATGCTGAATCTGAATAGAAGTTGGATTCAGAAACAGGGTGATTTCTTTGTAGAATCACCAATTATTCTTTTAGCTGCAATCATTTGGTTTCTCAAGATTTACGAGAATGGAAAATTCTGCACATTCCCTCACGCTATTGAGTTTTTGAATAAAAAGTATGCAGATACCTTTACGATTCTAACCTCTTATCCTGAACTTGAAAATTATTTGAGTCCATTTATGGATGCTTGGGAAGGTGGTGCACAGGACCAATTGCAAGGACAGATTGCTTCTGCAAAAATACCGCTTTCACGAATGATAAGTCCTGCCTTATATTGGGTAATGACAGGAGATGATTTTACATTGGATATTAATAATCCTGATGAGCCAAAGGTATTAGTTGTAGGTAATAATCCTGACAGACAAAATATTTATTCTGCTGCTCTTGGTTTATATAATAGCCGTATAGTGAGATTGATAAATAAAAAGGGGAATCTAAAGAGCTCTGTTATTATTGATGAATTGCCTACCATATATTTTCGTGGATTAGATAATCTTATAGCTACTGCCAGAAGCAACAGGGTTGCAGTTTGTTTGGGTTTTCAAGACTATTCTCAATTGACACGTGACTATGGTGATAAAGAGAGTAAGGTTATTCAAAATACGGTAGGCAATATTTTTTCAGGGCAGGTAGTTGGCGAAACAGCAAAAGCACTTTCTGAACGTTTTGGAAAGATACTGCAGAAACGCCAATCAATGACTATTAATCGGCAGGATAAATCTACATCCATAAGCACTCAACTGGACAATTTAATTCCTGCAAGTAAGATTGCTAATCTATCTCAAGGTATGTTTGTAGGAGCGGTGACTGATAACTTTGAGGAGCGCATTGATCAGAAAATTTTTCATGCTCAGATTGTAGTTGATAATGATAGGGTAAAAAGAGAGACATTAAGATATGAACCTATACCAGAGATTATTAATTTTAGTGATGCTGACGGAAAAGATATTATGAAAGAACAGATTCAGCTTAATTATGATAGAATCAAACAGGATATAAGAGATATTGTAAGTAGTGAGATGGAACGAATTGAGAATGATCCTGAGTTGGCTCACTTGATTAAAGGAAAATAG
- a CDS encoding hypothetical protein (SPTR: Mur ligase;~IMG reference gene:2504107860): MNTSNQTYKELSTPFFKETFDCIDEIMKEHQIPYYLIGANAIALELLNPHIHHFIVNNRNSIY; this comes from the coding sequence ATGAATACATCCAACCAAACTTATAAAGAATTATCCACCCCATTCTTTAAAGAAACTTTCGATTGTATTGACGAGATCATGAAGGAACATCAAATCCCTTACTACTTGATTGGGGCAAACGCTATAGCATTAGAATTACTTAACCCGCATATTCATCACTTTATTGTTAATAATCGTAATAGTATCTATTAA
- a CDS encoding hypothetical protein (KEGG: bth:BT_0096 hypothetical protein~SPTR: Putative uncharacterized protein;~IMG reference gene:2504107867) — protein sequence MILKLIIILVILYYLVLLLWFRKNQKGVKPINKIIPKRARTIIGKSTYIVSIPLEADQITPQNYAEPMQVDFEMEYDDEDLFVDLELEEIALLTNEDIKSAQGLSFEEMSQAVEVIQQKETTEEKERQAAQTISLMQQTALFDIMIEQLDGGRQRVADILSKYETGLVNNDSESASANELEEFDLDSYL from the coding sequence ATGATACTCAAATTGATTATTATCCTTGTCATACTCTATTACTTGGTTTTATTACTCTGGTTTAGAAAAAACCAAAAGGGTGTAAAGCCGATAAATAAGATAATTCCCAAAAGAGCCAGGACCATTATTGGGAAAAGCACCTACATTGTTAGTATTCCATTAGAAGCAGATCAAATAACTCCCCAAAACTATGCTGAACCGATGCAAGTAGATTTTGAAATGGAGTATGATGATGAAGATCTTTTTGTTGATTTAGAATTAGAAGAAATAGCATTGCTAACCAATGAGGATATCAAATCTGCCCAAGGGCTTTCTTTTGAGGAGATGTCTCAAGCTGTAGAAGTAATCCAACAGAAAGAAACAACAGAAGAAAAAGAACGCCAAGCAGCTCAAACAATATCATTGATGCAACAAACTGCTCTATTTGATATTATGATTGAACAATTAGATGGAGGCAGACAGCGTGTGGCGGATATATTGAGTAAATATGAAACGGGTTTAGTTAATAATGATAGTGAGAGTGCATCAGCAAATGAGTTGGAGGAATTTGATTTGGATAGTTATTTGTAA
- a CDS encoding Relaxase/mobilization nuclease family protein (InterPro IPR005094~KEGG: bth:BT_0101 hypothetical protein~PFAM: Endonuclease relaxase, MobA/VirD2~SPTR: Putative uncharacterized protein;~IMG reference gene:2504107863~PFAM: Relaxase/Mobilisation nuclease domain), giving the protein MVAKINVGSSLYGVLAYNQKKIDEMQGRVLFTNRMFESEDGNFNIHRCLECFEMQLPQDIRTEKPIIHISLNPHPDDKLNDVQLSEIAQEYMDKLGYGGQPYIVYKHEDINRHHIHIVSLRVDEHGKKLNDKFEHRRSKDITREIENKYGLHPAEKTKDKELTQFQKVDYESGDIKKQISNTVKGVISSYRFQSFGEFKTLLSLYNIHAEEVKGEVRGRPYHGIVYSATDDDGNKQGNPIKSSLIGKSVGVTTLERKIKQNSEIWKEGTLRPEIKNTVHELLNSSTSISQFKNNLNEKGIDVVIRQNNEGRIYGVTFIDHNNRIALNGSRLGKAFSANAINNLFQDVSETGHKTTTLKEMNQRTEYESPEYTDKSISENQDKSTNKESLIGDILKMIFGKSGYHDDDYSNSTKRSRKKKRRYGRQI; this is encoded by the coding sequence ATGGTTGCTAAAATTAATGTTGGAAGCTCTCTGTACGGAGTCTTGGCTTACAATCAGAAAAAGATTGATGAAATGCAGGGTAGGGTACTGTTCACTAATCGTATGTTTGAAAGCGAAGATGGCAATTTTAATATTCACCGTTGCCTGGAATGTTTTGAAATGCAATTGCCGCAAGATATTAGAACAGAAAAACCGATTATTCATATCTCTTTAAATCCGCATCCTGATGATAAGCTCAATGACGTTCAACTTTCCGAGATTGCTCAGGAATATATGGATAAATTGGGTTATGGTGGGCAACCTTATATTGTTTACAAACATGAGGATATTAATAGACATCATATTCATATTGTATCTCTTCGGGTTGATGAGCACGGAAAGAAATTAAACGATAAGTTTGAACATCGTCGCAGTAAAGATATCACAAGAGAAATAGAGAATAAGTATGGTTTACATCCTGCAGAAAAAACGAAAGATAAGGAGTTAACCCAATTTCAGAAAGTGGATTACGAATCCGGAGATATAAAAAAGCAAATATCTAATACAGTAAAGGGTGTGATAAGTAGCTATCGCTTTCAAAGTTTCGGTGAGTTTAAAACATTGCTTTCATTATACAATATTCATGCAGAGGAAGTAAAAGGTGAAGTCAGAGGCAGACCGTATCACGGTATCGTCTATTCTGCAACCGACGATGATGGCAACAAACAGGGCAATCCAATAAAATCATCATTAATTGGCAAATCAGTTGGTGTTACTACTTTGGAGCGTAAGATAAAGCAAAACTCTGAAATCTGGAAAGAAGGTACTTTAAGGCCTGAAATTAAAAACACTGTTCATGAATTATTGAATAGTTCAACTTCAATATCTCAATTCAAGAACAATCTGAATGAGAAAGGAATAGATGTGGTAATAAGACAAAACAATGAGGGGCGTATTTATGGTGTTACTTTTATAGATCATAATAACAGGATTGCATTGAATGGTTCCAGATTGGGTAAAGCATTTTCTGCAAATGCAATAAATAATCTTTTTCAGGATGTTTCTGAGACTGGTCATAAAACAACTACTTTAAAAGAGATGAATCAAAGAACAGAATATGAATCTCCTGAGTACACGGATAAATCAATATCTGAAAATCAGGACAAATCAACAAACAAAGAGTCTCTAATTGGTGATATTCTTAAAATGATATTTGGAAAATCAGGATATCACGATGATGATTACTCTAATTCAACCAAACGAAGTAGGAAGAAAAAACGCCGATATGGAAGACAAATTTAA
- a CDS encoding conjugate transposon protein (KEGG: bth:BT_0097 conjugate transposon protein~SPTR: Conserved protein found in conjugate transposon;~IMG reference gene:2504107866~PFAM: Protein of unknown function (DUF3408)), producing the protein MDKKENKEIDENFMKEIISQGLPIKQEKVSVKERTIPTVKVEQSSSSIVKNNSMPTLDLQSNLTNYEEAFFHKMELPDRRSVYVSNSTHEKLTRIASILGMGKATVSSYVESIIQHHFDKHKDEINELYKKNMENLL; encoded by the coding sequence ATGGATAAAAAGGAAAACAAAGAAATAGATGAAAACTTCATGAAAGAGATTATTTCTCAAGGGTTGCCCATTAAGCAAGAAAAGGTATCAGTAAAAGAAAGAACTATCCCAACTGTAAAAGTTGAACAATCAAGTTCATCTATTGTCAAGAACAATTCAATGCCAACTCTTGATTTGCAAAGCAACTTAACAAATTATGAAGAAGCCTTCTTTCATAAAATGGAGCTTCCTGATAGACGTTCTGTATATGTGAGCAATTCAACTCATGAAAAACTGACGAGAATTGCATCTATCTTGGGCATGGGTAAAGCAACTGTGAGCAGTTACGTGGAATCAATTATCCAACATCATTTTGACAAACACAAAGACGAGATTAACGAATTGTATAAGAAAAACATGGAGAACCTATTATGA
- a CDS encoding rRNA (adenine-N(6)-)-methyltransferase (COGs: COG0030 Dimethyladenosine transferase (rRNA methylation)~InterPro IPR020598:IPR001737~KEGG: gmc:GY4MC1_0187 rRNA (adenine-N(6)-)-methyltransferase~PFAM: Ribosomal RNA adenine methylase transferase~PRIAM: rRNA (adenine-N(6)-)-methyltransferase~SMART: Ribosomal RNA adenine methylase transferase, N-terminal~SPTR: Macrolide-lincosamide-streptogramin B resistance protein;~IMG reference gene:2504107868~PFAM: Ribosomal RNA adenine dimethylase): protein MTKKKLPVRFTGQHFTIDKVLIKDAIKESNINQHDTVLDIGAGKGFLTVHLLKNVDKVIAIENDVALSQHLRKKFIHAQNVQVVSCDYRNFVVPKVPFKVVSNIPFGITSDIFSSLMFENVEYFLCGSIILQSEPAKKLFSSKVYNPLTVLYHTYYDLKFLYEINPESFLPPPTVKSALLRIERKQISLDIGLKVKYLNFVSYMLQKPDLTVKTAMKSIFRKKQVRSISEKFGVDLNSKIVCLTPNQWKNCFLEMLEVVPEKFHPS, encoded by the coding sequence ATGACAAAAAAGAAATTGCCCGTTCGTTTTACGGGTCAGCACTTTACTATTGACAAAGTGCTTATTAAAGATGCAATAAAAGAATCAAATATAAATCAACACGATACAGTTTTAGATATTGGAGCTGGTAAGGGTTTTCTAACTGTTCATCTCTTAAAAAATGTCGATAAAGTTATTGCCATTGAAAACGATGTTGCATTAAGTCAACATTTGCGCAAAAAATTCATTCACGCTCAAAACGTTCAAGTGGTTAGTTGTGATTATAGAAATTTTGTGGTTCCGAAAGTTCCATTTAAAGTAGTTTCAAATATTCCTTTTGGTATTACATCTGATATTTTTAGTAGTCTGATGTTTGAAAATGTCGAATATTTTCTATGCGGTTCAATTATCCTTCAGTCAGAACCGGCAAAAAAATTGTTTTCAAGTAAGGTTTATAACCCATTGACAGTACTTTATCATACCTATTATGATTTGAAATTCCTGTATGAGATAAATCCTGAAAGTTTTTTGCCACCACCAACTGTCAAATCAGCACTTTTGAGAATTGAAAGAAAACAGATTTCATTAGATATTGGGCTTAAGGTTAAGTACTTAAATTTTGTTTCGTATATGTTACAAAAACCTGATTTAACAGTCAAAACAGCTATGAAGTCTATTTTTAGAAAAAAACAAGTTAGGTCAATTTCAGAAAAATTTGGAGTTGACCTTAACTCCAAAATTGTCTGTTTGACTCCAAATCAATGGAAGAATTGTTTTTTAGAAATGCTCGAAGTTGTTCCTGAAAAGTTTCATCCGTCATAA